TTCATTGTTTAATATTGTACATAATATATCAAATTCTTATAACATATTTTACATACGTAACTCCCTTTGTTGTAACTTCTTCAgtgcaaaaataatatattgttaTTGCACATCTTACATCACAATCAAATGTAAATTCAATATTGTAACGACTTGGTTTCTTATCGATATCACTATCTCCATAGTGTTTCACACTATGACATTGAGGTGAATTGGCAGTTTGATCAACATTACGAACTAATCTCAATGATTCTCTTCTTATATTTACTAAACTTTTCAATGTTTTAGTAGGATCATTGGCTTGCGGTGGAGGATATGGAAActaaatcaaaataatatatttttacacatggtacaaaattatatacatataaaattgtAACATATCTTACAGGTGTTGGTCGACTTCCTAAGAAATTCAAGTCAGCATTTTCTCCAAACAGATATGCTTCAGGTTGAGGGGTATCAAACCTTTCACCACCCATTATAAAATGACTGCCAAAATAACTTCCTAGTAAATAAAATCTATTAAACGAGATATTTAgacaaatattttaatgaataacatgctctttaattttatgtattttaatattttataaaaccatttataaattaacaaaaacaaaCCAGAACGAGGTGGATATTTATATGCATGATTTGAAACGATATCAACTTCTTCCACACCAGCATTTTGTCGACTTGTCAGCGATCCCATTGCTTAATTGTATTAAAAACGATTGTATAAATTACTGTTATAAAATAGATCTTAATGGTATATACAATTAACCATATAGTTCCtctttttcttataaattaataaattacgaATGATCAACATAAGCCACAACCATTAGTAAACAAAATTCTTttgctaattataattttgatacACAATGTGTCTATTTGACACATACCCATGTATGTACAGTTCTTTGTAAAACTTATAGACACACGTATGAACCTCTCAGTTTATCCAATCTTATCAATGTGcttatttatctatttttattaacacatttattataaataatatttggaTATACCTTATTTAGAAAGGAGtgaaattttgtatttgtatattgataataaattatttagtattacaataaattatttaaacttgTAGTGGATTTACATATATGTTTCTCAGACTGCTTAAATGAAACGCGCTATTTCAAATACTGTGCTAGTTGACGTTGACGTTTAGTAACGCGTAAGCATCATTATCATTAGTGGTTTATAATTATGAGTTTTAACGATACatgattttaatatataaattgtaataaataaaattattgaaatctaTGAAAAGTGATAAGAAAACAGTGGAGTGTAGAATGAATGATGTGATAATAATTGGCAGTAACTTTCGGGTGCAAAGTTTTTAACAAAATGTGGTTAAAGTAATCACTAATATgaattacatatatatttttactatATACAATCTAAGAATTCGTTTAGtgtaaatgattttttaatcatCATGAAATTCAATGAGAAAGAACTTGCAGAAGCAAGCAGTGGTCCTGCCGATCTTGAAGGTCGTTTAAATCATAAACGAGCTCACAAGTCAGGTTAGTTTAGGCCActtctttaatttatatttaataacttaTTAATTGTAAcgtttctatttatttcttatATGTAAAAATGACGTATTTAATCATTTAACAAATCgttaaatacatttaataataattatcgcaaattaggtttcctaatGTCTATTGTTTTGCTTTTCAGGATTTAAAGAGAAATGGTTTAAGTTAAGatgcaatttattattttactttaatatTAACGAATTAGGACAGATCGACAGAAGACAACCAGCAGGTGtaattatattagaaaattatagcATTAACACCGATGCTGCATCTGAAGGAGTATTTGCATTTAGTATAGCATTTCGAGATGAACACGAGAAGAGACACGTTTTAAGTGGCCGTTCAGAATCTCAAGTGGAACAGTGGGTTAATGCGCTTAAGCAAGCAAGTTATGAACATTGGAGATCTCGTTTAATAATGCTTCAAGAAAAGTTGTGTAAGAAAACAGGGAAAGATCCTTTGCTTATGTATCCAAGAAATCAGGGAATAATTAGAGATGAAGCTTGGGACTCTGCGCCAACTTTCCGATCTCATGTACGTTCCTTTACTACGTCAGTTGTAACGACAACTGCATTAAATACAGTaacgaaagaaatgaatttaattgaattttaaattaagtaatgtccttttaataatattcttatgatatatttcaaaaactaaataatattcaagtatataaaaattgcatacaaataaaatgaaaaaatgtagaTTTGCAGAATAAAACACAAATTACTGCAAAAAAAGATGGTAAGTCTACTTTGTTTGATGCAGCTAATATATaacttgtattatttttatgtgtagaattaataactctATAACACTTTATATTAGTATTATTAAAGTGATGCGAAcgtattgaatattatttataaagaaaatcaaattttatgtatattattttaatgaaattttaaatttaattaacatataTTATAAGATCATGATgaaaataacttttaaataatttgtatcaCAAGAAAAAACATGAGCAATTATTAGACTTGCTTATATTCTCTACCTCATACAAATTTTTACTAATGAAAGTATGTTTGTAATATTCCAATaaagaaaacatatttttcCACGTAATATGTGTAAGATaacttttgttttaaaataatctAACCAATAATAAATAGAGAAAATGAATGGATTGGTACTATTGTTTCTAACCACGTGTAACAAAAAATGTCCACGCGTTAATAAAGAGGCCGCCACTGTAGTAATGATTGTTTAACCTAACATATATAATTTAAGTTGTCTGAATGGTTGTAACGATTTTGTAGCTACTGAATTACTAGTATAATTTAACTTTAAACACttcataaaataaatcattaattgaagtaaacataaaataaaataatgaatcgaTTCATAGCATTTTGTATCTTGATTTGTGGAATTTCTGGAGTTCTCAGTGAAACTTGTCAAAAACCTGAGGTTGTTGCATCTGCATATGTTACAGAAGATGCTACAATTCTGACACATGTTGCATTTACAACACAGTTTGTGCTTAAATGTAGTAATGGTGTGAAGGGTATTACATTGTATGCTGAAGTTGATGGCAAATCATTACCTGCTGCTAGATTAAGTTCTGATAACAAATACCAGGTATTAAATACAATTACATATAGTAaagtttatacaaaaattaagttCGTACAAAAATGGTCCAgctttaattacaattaataataattttataggtTTCTTGGACAGAAGAGATAAAGAAAGCACGTTCTGGAGATTATGAGATAAAATTATACGACGAAGAAAGATATGCAGCCATACGTAAAGCATATAGAAATGGAGAAGATCCAAGCAGTGTGAAACCTTTAGCTGTAGTAGTACTTAATAATCCAGGCATTTATTTAGGACCTTGGGTTAATTCTGAACTTCTTGCTGCACTTTTAGCAGCTTTAGTGTCTTATTCTGCTTTCTCTTCCAAGTTCaaactccttgcttgaatatttgttttataaataataaatgttttattaagaaattattatgtaaattaaatattactaaATCAAATCattaaaagtaatattattttactgtcattttctaatttaataattaaatattgttgaatcaaatttatatttcctaatattatgtaatatctACAATATcatatacaaaatatttataaaatatacgaaaattttctaaataaaatatatttgaagcTTAATACAGTTCAGTAGAAGGTGGATTACCAAAAAAGTATTCCCAAGATGGTGGATATTTAACATCATTAATGGCACTGTCATTTAATAGATTTAGCCATTTGTTTAAACctttatataataatagtgcATCAGAAACATTATTTCCTTCAGAACAATAACAATACAATATTGTGCAAACAATGTCCTCTGATTTCAAATGTTCATAGAGATTACTTGCAAAACCTCCACCAGGGATGCGACTACATTCTGCAGATTCTATTGAAGTTCCTTTTACATGCTGTTTCCAAGCAAGACTTTCAAGAAGCTGTTCATTGTTTAATAAAGAAACATCTGAAGTTAGATATCTCAAGGTAGAATCTATTCCATTAGCACACTCATAGTCATAACTGCTAGTTAAAACTATTACCTGTAAAAATATTCCTTTATTAATATTAAGGTGAGCAAAACAGTAACTAATATGTCTTTTGATTATTATACCTTGCTGATTTTTCTGTTTTGAACAAATTGTGCTAATTCTTCAAAAAAGTCATTTGAGTTATCAACATAGGGTGAACGTAATTGTAAACATATTATTTTACAAGATGTTGCAAGGTAAAAGTCAGCAGCAGTGCAAATAGAACTAGAATCTTTATTATAAGGATCAAGACCAGAAATTGGAAGAAACATAGAATTCCACATACTTCCAGTCTTGCACAGATTCAGATTGTATATTAATAAATCAATGGATAATTGTCCAACATTTCCAACACCCACTGATGGAAGTATTAAGATGTAATCTTCAAGATTAATTTCCTTtggtatttttatcatttctgtTTTTTAAATTCCTGTTAAATTAATAACTTCATTACTTGGTTTATAAATtagaaatatatacatatacgtacagaaaatttaaataaatcaacACTGAATGTAAGGTTATGTTGCCTTTTTTAAAATTCACAAGTCATCATACTGATATAATTATTGAAGATTTTCGTTCAAGCAATTACAGTTTTATATAGCTACATACAGTTTGTATTGAATATTTCATGAATTCAAATTTGTACAATCTTATAACATTAGTTACAATTATATAGGTAttcaaaatttttctatgtatgtatgtatgtatatgtacatacatacatattctTAAAGAGTAAAGTTGGTACTTCTGCTTCtgcaattttcaataattctatatcaaacattttgataaaatataattatttatatgggagaataaaatatttatatggatAGATCATTTTCTAATAATGTAATTTCTTGCATTCTAATTGGGGAAGGACGATCGGTATTAAAACACAATTTGTTACCGACCGTGCACAGCGACGTGTGACGTCACACATCACCGCCCCGTGATGCCTTTCGGGAAATAGCGCCGCCATCTTGAGTGGCATGGCCCAGCTAGACAGTGCGCCCTGAGCGGAGACATGCAATTTATCGTGAAAACATTGAACGTCTCAAGAATCACGGATTCCTGTGAAACATAGCAAATTTTTGGTGCTTTGCACCTCTATTAGGATGGAGGCGGTTAAGGCATTTAACGCGGAGGTAAGCTGATTTACCTTCGACTCTTTTTCTAGCCCGCCGACTCTCCctctttttttctcgtttttcttcttctctttttctttcctttcttccgtTTAAAGTCAAAAGTGACACAATTGAAAAACATACTCCCAGAGACAATAGTCTTTTCGATGTCTCTGATGCTCAATGTTTGAGGAATTCAGTGATTTTTGTGTTCGAAGAATCCTTTGATTTCTAGTCTGTGTGAGAGAGAGGGAAAGTCTTACTACATGTAAGAAAGAGGGAGAACAGTGAAAGAACCTTTACTATGATTTAAGGAGTTTATGATGTAAActtaatgattattattattattgtttaagtTTTTGTAATCTACACAGTGGAAAAGAATGataaatatctacatttatttatttctatggtGCTATTGAAAGAGGCGAAGAAGAGAAACAAACATGACAtattagataaaa
The sequence above is a segment of the Osmia lignaria lignaria isolate PbOS001 chromosome 12, iyOsmLign1, whole genome shotgun sequence genome. Coding sequences within it:
- the LOC117610053 gene encoding pleckstrin homology domain-containing family J member 1; translated protein: MKFNEKELAEASSGPADLEGRLNHKRAHKSGFKEKWFKLRCNLLFYFNINELGQIDRRQPAGVIILENYSINTDAASEGVFAFSIAFRDEHEKRHVLSGRSESQVEQWVNALKQASYEHWRSRLIMLQEKLCKKTGKDPLLMYPRNQGIIRDEAWDSAPTFRSHVRSFTTSVVTTTALNTVTKEMNLIEF
- the Tapdelta gene encoding translocon-associated protein delta, which codes for MNRFIAFCILICGISGVLSETCQKPEVVASAYVTEDATILTHVAFTTQFVLKCSNGVKGITLYAEVDGKSLPAARLSSDNKYQVSWTEEIKKARSGDYEIKLYDEERYAAIRKAYRNGEDPSSVKPLAVVVLNNPGIYLGPWVNSELLAALLAALVSYSAFSSKFKLLA
- the LOC117610047 gene encoding proteasome assembly chaperone 2; protein product: MIKIPKEINLEDYILILPSVGVGNVGQLSIDLLIYNLNLCKTGSMWNSMFLPISGLDPYNKDSSSICTAADFYLATSCKIICLQLRSPYVDNSNDFFEELAQFVQNRKISKVIVLTSSYDYECANGIDSTLRYLTSDVSLLNNEQLLESLAWKQHVKGTSIESAECSRIPGGGFASNLYEHLKSEDIVCTILYCYCSEGNNVSDALLLYKGLNKWLNLLNDSAINDVKYPPSWEYFFGNPPSTELY